The Planifilum fulgidum region CCTGGGACCGGATTTTCATGCTGGGCAACGCGGAGATCGGCAACCGGCTGTACCGGGAAACCAACGCCGTCGTGCACATGGCCCACCAGGTCGTGATCAAAAACGTGGCCAAGACGGAGTTCATCCTCGGCGTGCTGGCCAAGATGGTGGACATGGTGCAGATCGACCGCTTTCAGCACGTGCAGGAGAAGTTGGCGGAAGTGATCATCGTGCTGGAGGCGATGAGGGCGTTTCTCCGGGCGAGCGAAGTGGATGCGGAGATCGACCGGTGGGGGATGATGACCCCGGATTTCGGTCCCCTGAACGCGGCCCGCAACTACTATCCCCGGATTTATCCGCGGATTGCGGAAATCGTTCAGCAGTTGGGGGCGAGCGGGTTGATGGCCATTCCCACGGAGGCCGATTTCAAGGGGGATCTGCGTCCAGAGATCGACCGGTACCTGCAGGCCGCCAAGGCCGAGGCGGAGGAGCGCGTGAAGCTGTTCCGCCTGGCGTGGGACATCGGCGTCAGCGCCTTCGGGGGGCGTCAGGTTTTGTATGAGCGGTTCTTCTTCGGCGATCCGGTGCGCATGGCCGGTGCCCTCTACCAGTCCTACGACAAGCGGCCCTACATGGAGAAGGTGGATCGGTTCCTTGAACGGGCCGGCATGCGGGCCCAGGATCGGACGGAAGTGGGATGACGGCCGGTTCTGTCCGGGAGAGATTATGACAAGGAGGGAATCGCCGTGTCGGAAGCGGTCAATGTGATCCGTGTGGCCCACGTGGAGCTGAGGGTGAAGGATCTGGAGCGGTCCCGGGAATTTTACGTGGACAAGCTGGGGCTGATCGAGACCGCCCGGGAGGATGGCCGCCTCTATTTGCGGGGGCTGGAGGAGTGCGTCCACCACAGCCTGGTGCTGGTCGCCTCGGAGCGGCCCGAGGTGGGGCACATCGCCTACCGGGTGGAAAAGCCGGAGCACCTGGATATCCTGGCATTCCGTTTCCGAAAGCAGGGGCTGAGCCCCGTCTGGGTCGATGCCGGAGAGGAGCGGGGCCAGGGCCGTGCGCTGCGCGTTCAGGATCCCCTGGGATTGCCTCTGGAATTCTTCTGCGAAATGGAAGCGGTGCCAAGAATGCTCCAGCGCTATGACCAGTACCGCGGCGCCCGCATCATGCGGATCGATCACGTCAACTGCATGGTTTCGAACGTGCAGAGGGGCTACGACTGGTACACCGGCGAGCTGGGCTTCTCCTGCTCCGAATACACGGAGACGGATGAGGGAGAGCTTTGGGCCAGCTGGCTCTTCAGGAAACCCAATGTCCACGACCTCGCCCTGATGAACGGGCGCGGGCCGCGGTTGCATCACGTGGGATTCTGGGTGCCGGAGCCCCTGAGCATCCTTCACGCCTGCGACGTGCTCGCGGCCACGGGGGACGCGGCGAAGATCGAACGGGGGCCCGGCCGGCACGGTTTGTCCAACGCCTTCTTCCTTTACCTGCGGGATCCCGATGGCCACCGCGTCGAGCTGTATACGGGGGATTATCTGACGGCGGACCCGGACTGGAAGCCGATCCGCTGGCACATCAACGATCCGCGCCGGCAAACCTTCTGGGGACAGGCGGCTCCCGACAGCTGGTTCCAGGAGGCGACTCCGGTTGTGTCGGTGAAGGACGGAAGGACGATGCCCCTTGAGGATCCGGTGCTGTCGCAACACAAACCCCAGTTCCTCATCTGACTTGAAACAATGGAAGTCGGGACGCGATTTTCCGCTTCGTCTCCCGGAGGCTGGGGGCGAACGGCGGAAAATCGCCCTTCCCGGCGCTTGATCATTCTCTTGATGCTTTCTTTTCCGATATTTTTTTCAAACTATTTTGTAATCTTTTCCGAAGGAGGGATGGATATGCTCGGGATGGATGACGGGATGGTCGCCCTCGCCTGGCTGGGGACCGTGCTGTCCGCCGCCTTTTGCGTCCTGTACGGGCTGATGCGATGGAAGCAAGGGGGGAATTCCGAATGAACCTGCCTCTGTTGATCGTGATGATCATCGTTTATATGGCGATCATGTCCTGGCTGGCCTATCTGGGGAACAAGCAGACGAAAACCGCCGAAGACTACCTGGTGGCCGGCCGGAGGATTCACCCGCTGGTGATGGCCCTTTCCTACGGGGCGACGTTTATCAGCACGTCGGCCATCATCGGATTCGGCGGGGCGTCCGCCCTGTACGGATTCGGCATGCTGTGGCTGGCCTTTTTGAATATCTTGGTGGGGATCTTCGTCGCCTTTGCCGTCTTCGGCGTGCGCCTCCGGAAGATGTCCAGCGCTTTGGGGGCCACCACCTTTCCCACCCTGTTGGGGGAGCGGTACCAGTCCAAATTCATCACCGTCTTTTCCGGGCTGATGATCTTCCTGTTCATGCCCGCCTATACCAGCATCGTGCTGATCGGCGGCGGGCGGTTCCTGCAGGAAACCCTGAAGGTGGACTTCAACATCGGGCTGATGCTGCTGGCGATCATCGTCGGACTGTACGTCATCACCGGCGGATTGAAGGCGGTCATGTACACGGATGCCTTTTGCGCCCTGGTGATGATGGCGGGGATGGTGTTCCTGCTGTTCAACAGTTACTCCGCGGTGGGCGGAGTGATGGACGGGCACGAGGGCTTGTCGGCGATGCGGGACCTGGTGCCGCAGGCTCTGGCGGAGCAGGGGCACCGGGGGTGGACGGCCATGCCCGAGTTCGGTTCTCCCCTCTGGTGGACCCTGGTCAGCACTCTGATCATGGGCGTCGGCATCGGGGTTCTGGCCCAGCCCCAGCTGGCGATGCGGGCGATGACCGTGACCGACGATCGCGCCCTGTACCGGGCCGTGCTGATCGGCGGCGTATTCATGTTTTTCATGACCGGAACCGCCTTTATGGCCGGCCCCCTCAGCAACCTCTACTTTTATGAAACCCAGGGGAAAATCTCCGTCGATGTGGCGGGAGGAAACATCGACCTGATCATGCCGATCTTCATCAACCAGATCATGCCCGAATGGTTCTTGTATCTGTTCACCCTCACCCTGCTGTCGGCGGCGATCTCCACCATCAGCTCCCTGATTCACGTGCAGGGGGCGGCCTTCGGGGAAGACATCCTGAAAACCCTGGGCGTCAAATCCGCCAAAGGTTCCCTCAATCTGTCCAAAATCGGCGTGCTGGTCGGCGTCGTCGCCGCCGTAATCCTCGCCTACATCCTTCCGGGCAGCGTCATCGCCCAGGCGACGGCCTTCTGGTTCGGCATCTGCGCATCCGGTTTCCTGCCGGCCCTGATCGGCGCCCTCTACTGGCGGAATGCCACCCGGGCGGGAGCCGCCGCCAGCATCGTGACCGGCTTTGCCGTCAGCATCTTCGGCTTTCTGTTCCTCCACCAGAAGGAGGCGGCGGCGATCGGTCTCTGCGAAGCGCTCTTCGGAAAAGAAACCCTTCTTCCGTATCCGTGGACCCATGTGGATCCCCTCTTTTACGCCTTTCCGCTCGCCGCCGTCGTCTTCGTGGCGGTGAGCTGGATGACCCGGTCCTCCATCGCGCCGGTCCGCGAGCAGATTCAGCGCAGTTTTGCAGACGCGGGGAAGATGTAAGAGGTGCTCCTGCCGCCGGCACGTGCGGCGGCGGGCCGGCGGGCTTCAAGGGCCGATCCGCTTCAGGGCGCCTGCCGGTGCCGTTGCTCGTTGCGGCGAACCGGGCGGCGCACCCCTTCAGCGTACAAACAAAAGCGCCCCTGCTGCGAGGATGTCGCATGCGGGGGCGCGTTCTTTTTTTGCGGATTTATTCGGGCAAGGTGACGCAGGCTTCGTCGTCGTAGTAAAGGTCCCGGCCGAGCTTGACCGGTCCGGTGAAGAGGGGATTCGGTTTCTCCGCCAGCTCCAGTCGGAAGACGGTGCTCATGTAGAAGGGAACATCGGGCTCCTTGACCGGCACCGGCGCCATGCGGGCCACCGGATAGCCCAGGGCGACGATGTTTTCCAGCTGATAGTCCTGGAAGGCGCCCAGCATGTCCGTGATGGCGAAACCCATGTCGAGGATGCCCTGCTGGATCTTCCGCCATTTCCGCCAGGAGGCTTCCAGGTAGGAAAGGCCGAAATAGCCCGAGGACCCCGGCCCGCGCAGTCCCTCCGTACAGCGGCTCAAAAAGAGCAGGAGACCTTTGACCGTTTCGACCGGATCCGTGAAGAAGACGTCGAATTGCCCCCGGAAATGGGTGGGCAGTCCCTCCTGCACGTTGTAGGATTCGACCTGCAGGTGATCCCAGCCCCGATCCTTGGCCACGTCGCGGATGAATTGGATGATGCGCTCATCCACATCCAGGACGCCGATCCGTCGCGGCAGTCCCGAAAGCGCCGCCGCCACGGAAGTGAGATCGTCGTCTCCGAGAAGCAGCAGATCGCGTCCCGCCAGATCCCCCCGTTCGGCCATGAGGGCGAGCCGCAGCACGGTGGTCTCCGGAGTCACGTATCCCTGGTCGAAGTCGGGTGTGGCTTTGGGGCGCATGGCCACGATTTCCTGGAAGTCCCGAAGGACGCGATCAAAGGGAGGACGGAGGACGATGCCGCGACCCGAGCAGGATTCGCACCGCTGTTCATCCACCCGGTCCAGTCCCAGCGCTTCCACCTGCCGCCGTCCCGCTTCGGTGAGGACGAACCGGTCTTCCTCGCAGGCGACCAGCTCATGCTTCATCAGCTCCTGCAATGCTTCCAGAATCTGATGGGTTTGGGCTTTTCCCGCGCGCATCAGCTCCCAGAAGGATTTCGGACCGAAGCGGAGCGTGCGGAGCAGAAGGTCATGGATCCGACGGGTATCCATCGCCAAATCTGTTGTTGCCATCAACACCGCTCCTTTCCCTTTTCAGGAACGTCGAACTGCCAAAAAAATATTATAGAGCGCATTGTTTTGCTTGTCCACCGATCCGGGGCCGGGACCAAGAAACGCGCAGTCCTCCCGGCGGAAAAACCGGGCCGCCGGGATGCCGGAGACGTTCGCGATGGCGGCGAGGACGGCCACATGGACGCTTTTATCCTGCAGAGTTGCCTTGTTCCAGGTTTTGTGCAAACAGTTCCACCACGAAGCAGGCGGAAGGATCTTGGCCGACGTTGGCAAATAGGAGGGCATCCTTTCCGTGGAAAAGGTGGCGCCGGACAAAAAGAGCATCCGGTTGAGGAGCAGGAAGCCGATGGCGGCGGCCGACCGGTTGTCCCGGGCCAGGGACGTGACGAACATGCCGGAGGGAAAGAGGGCCAGGATGGACGGGAGCAGCGCGGCCGCCACGCTTTCGGGATACTTGGGCGCTTCCTCGTAAAACGCCCAGCCGAAGACCGTGAGGATGAGGGCGCTCACAAGGAAGACGAAGGCTCCGCAGAGCATGTGGGCTCCCAACATCATCTGCGGGCGGAGAGCGCGGCCTGATACCGGCGGAGAATTCCCTGTACGCGGTGCATGACCGGTGCGGTTCCGATGGTGAACAGCGCCGTCGTCAGCAGATTGACTCCGATCCAG contains the following coding sequences:
- the hpaD gene encoding 3,4-dihydroxyphenylacetate 2,3-dioxygenase codes for the protein MSEAVNVIRVAHVELRVKDLERSREFYVDKLGLIETAREDGRLYLRGLEECVHHSLVLVASERPEVGHIAYRVEKPEHLDILAFRFRKQGLSPVWVDAGEERGQGRALRVQDPLGLPLEFFCEMEAVPRMLQRYDQYRGARIMRIDHVNCMVSNVQRGYDWYTGELGFSCSEYTETDEGELWASWLFRKPNVHDLALMNGRGPRLHHVGFWVPEPLSILHACDVLAATGDAAKIERGPGRHGLSNAFFLYLRDPDGHRVELYTGDYLTADPDWKPIRWHINDPRRQTFWGQAAPDSWFQEATPVVSVKDGRTMPLEDPVLSQHKPQFLI
- a CDS encoding symporter small accessory protein, translating into MLGMDDGMVALAWLGTVLSAAFCVLYGLMRWKQGGNSE
- a CDS encoding sodium:solute symporter family protein; protein product: MNLPLLIVMIIVYMAIMSWLAYLGNKQTKTAEDYLVAGRRIHPLVMALSYGATFISTSAIIGFGGASALYGFGMLWLAFLNILVGIFVAFAVFGVRLRKMSSALGATTFPTLLGERYQSKFITVFSGLMIFLFMPAYTSIVLIGGGRFLQETLKVDFNIGLMLLAIIVGLYVITGGLKAVMYTDAFCALVMMAGMVFLLFNSYSAVGGVMDGHEGLSAMRDLVPQALAEQGHRGWTAMPEFGSPLWWTLVSTLIMGVGIGVLAQPQLAMRAMTVTDDRALYRAVLIGGVFMFFMTGTAFMAGPLSNLYFYETQGKISVDVAGGNIDLIMPIFINQIMPEWFLYLFTLTLLSAAISTISSLIHVQGAAFGEDILKTLGVKSAKGSLNLSKIGVLVGVVAAVILAYILPGSVIAQATAFWFGICASGFLPALIGALYWRNATRAGAAASIVTGFAVSIFGFLFLHQKEAAAIGLCEALFGKETLLPYPWTHVDPLFYAFPLAAVVFVAVSWMTRSSIAPVREQIQRSFADAGKM
- a CDS encoding bis-aminopropyl spermidine synthase family protein, which encodes MATTDLAMDTRRIHDLLLRTLRFGPKSFWELMRAGKAQTHQILEALQELMKHELVACEEDRFVLTEAGRRQVEALGLDRVDEQRCESCSGRGIVLRPPFDRVLRDFQEIVAMRPKATPDFDQGYVTPETTVLRLALMAERGDLAGRDLLLLGDDDLTSVAAALSGLPRRIGVLDVDERIIQFIRDVAKDRGWDHLQVESYNVQEGLPTHFRGQFDVFFTDPVETVKGLLLFLSRCTEGLRGPGSSGYFGLSYLEASWRKWRKIQQGILDMGFAITDMLGAFQDYQLENIVALGYPVARMAPVPVKEPDVPFYMSTVFRLELAEKPNPLFTGPVKLGRDLYYDDEACVTLPE
- a CDS encoding ABC transporter permease, translating into MSALILTVFGWAFYEEAPKYPESVAAALLPSILALFPSGMFVTSLARDNRSAAAIGFLLLNRMLFLSGATFSTERMPSYLPTSAKILPPASWWNCLHKTWNKATLQDKSVHVAVLAAIANVSGIPAARFFRREDCAFLGPGPGSVDKQNNALYNIFLAVRRS